The Chitinophaga sp. H8 region AGAAAGTTGCTGACAGATATCTTCCACGCAGAACTGGTCATTGCTGAGATGTTCTTCCACCACGGCAGTAAAATCGTTTATGAACCGGCGTTCTGTTTTATCGGACTGTATGGTATGCACCCGTGTTTCCGGCTCTGCGATATAATGATCTTTGAGTCTTGCCCGGTTATTGAGCATACTCGTAATATTTTGTTCTAGGTATTTGAGATTAAATGGTTTGCTGATATAAGCGTCTGCATTGTGTTGCATGCCTTCTATGCGTTGTTCCTCACTGCTGTTGGCACTGAGAAGTATCACAGGAATGTGGGAGGTACGGATATCATTTTTAAGGGTGCGGAGTACCTGTATACCATTGGCGCCGGGCAGCATGATATCGCAAAGGATCAGGTCTGGTATATGCCGGAAGGCCAGTTGCAGGCCCTCGTCGCCATTGGTGGCATGAAATGTTTCGTATTGTTCGCTGAGGTAACCCACCAGGAAGTTGTTGAGATCGGGATGGTCTTCTATAATCAGCAATGAATGGGTATGTTCTTTTACGGTACTTGCACCGGAAGTGGCAGGGATCGTTTGCTCCAGTTCTTCCACATAACAATTCAGTTGCTGATGGAAAATGTTTATACTTTCCTGCTCCTGCTGTATTTCTTCCGGTGCAAAGGCATTGTTTTTCGCGGGTAAGGTAATGGTGAAGGTGGTACCGGCATTTTTGCTGCTTTCCACGCGGATACTGCCATGATGCAGGGAAATAATTTCGCGGGTGAGTGCGAGTCCGATACCGGTGCCTTTATGTTCACTTTCCCGGCTTTGGTAGAATAGTTCAAAGGCGTGCGCCAGGGTTGTTTCGTCCATGCCTGCCCCATCGTCTTCAATGTGTATCAAAACATCCTGACTATGTTCCGGTTGTTCAAGACAGATGTGCACTTTGCCGTGATCGCTGGTGAATTTGAAGGCATTGGATAGGAGGTTGTATAATACCCTGTCAAATAAACGCTGGTCGAACCATGCTTTAATACCTGGCTGCCGGTTGATAAGCCGGAAATCGATATGTTTCTTAATGGCTATGGCTTTAAAGGCCTCCATGATCTCGGTCACGAAAACAGACAGTTCGTTTTCGGATACTTGCAGTTGTAGTTTACCGCTTTCTATACGCCGGAATTCCAGCAGTTGGTTTACCAGCCGCATAAGCCGTATCACGTTTCTGCGCATCAGTTCCAGCTGTTGTTTTTGCGGAGATGATAGTTGTCTGCTGGTCAGGAGATTGTCGAGCGGAGCCTGAATAAGTGTTAGCGGGGTACGGAATTCATGAGAAAGGTTGGTAAAGAAAGTGAATTTGGCTTCAGTAGCTTCCTGTGCTTTGGCCGTCATTTCCACGAGTTGGTCACGTTGTTGTTGTATTTCGTCGCGTTGCTGTTTCAGTTGGCGGTTAATACGGCGGTTGGTGCGTAGTATGAAGATCAATATAATACCTAGCAGGAATGCAACACAAAGCGTGGTGACTACAATGCGCAGGAGGTGTTGTTGATCCTGGTACTGCCTGCGTTGCTCCTGGAGCAGTGACTGTTGTTGTTCAATTTCCTGGTGCTGCACTTGTATCTTATCTATCTGCAGGCGCATCAGTTTTACATTGCTGCTATCTATCAGCACTGTTTGCAACAGGGTATTGCGGGGTACTTTTTTGCCTGACAGGATATCTGCCGCCATGCTGATGGCTTCCTTGCCTCCGCTGGGATATAGTAATGATGCACTGAGTATCCCCCGGGCAACCAGGTCAATGCCTGCGTCGGGGTACGGGCTGGCATCTACGCCAATGAAGCGGATATGAGGAAGTGCATTTGCCTGACAGTAACGGTACATACCATACGCCATTACATCGTTCTGGGCAAATACGACATCGGCCTGTTGCAGGAGGGCCTTGTTACGGGCAGCCACTTCCTGTGTTTTACCGGCTACCCAGTTCCCTTCGAGGCTGGCAGTAAGTTGTAGTCCGGGGTGCTGGCTGAGCGCATCATGTAGTCCCTGGCTTCTTTCTATTGTGGGAGAGGAGCCTTTCAGACCGGTCACTTCCACCACACGGCCTTTGGTACCAAGGAGGCCTGCAATATATTCCCCTGCCAGTTTGCCTATGTTATAATTATCCCCTCCTATATAGGCGGTAAATGAATCTGTAGCCGCTTTCCGGTCAAGTATGATCACGGGGATTCCTTTACGATATACCGCTGTTATGACAGGAGCCAAAGGGATGGCTTCATTGGGGGATACCAGCAGGATATCTATGTTTTCGGCCAGCAGTTCCTGGATCTGGCTTATTTGCCGTTTACTGTCATCTGCAGCATCCTTGTACAACAGCTGCATGTCCGGATGATAAAACAGCTCGCGCTTCATTTCTACCAGCATATTCTTCCGCCAGTCGTCATTACCGGTGCATTGGGAAAAGCCGATACGGTATCGGGGCTTATCCACCTGCCGGCAACCCGGCGAAAGAATGGCAATGGTCAGGCAACAGCATATGAAATATATAAATGATCTGGAAAGCAACGTGGCAATTTTTTAAGCTATCAGGATGATCCTATTTCTAAAGACAATGATACAAAATTGAAAATAACCTCTTGGTAATATCTTTTGGGTAATATGTAATTAGTTGTATCAAAAGTGTTTAATCGTTTATTCCTGTATGTTACAATTTTAGAATAAATAGATGCTATACAATAAGTGAATCGCCTGATGGTGAAGTAGGTTTGGCATGAAAACAAATTCGCGTTATGAAACCTGGTAGGCTGTATTTTCTTAAAACAGGTACCTCAACACATGGTTTCATCCGAAGGTTTTAACGATACAAAATTATTAAGGGATGCATCACAGGATCATTTTTTTCTGGGCTTTTGTAGTAGCATTGGGCGGTTTTCTTTTTGGGTTTGATACCGCAGTTATCTCCGGAGCGGAACAATTTATACAACAATATTGGCATTTAACACCGATGGAGCATGGTTTAACTGTATCCATAGCTTTAATAGGAACCGTCTTTGGAGCACTGGGAGGCAGTATCCCATCAGACAGGCTGGGGCGAAAAGCCACCCTGATACTGGTAGCGTTGGTATTTTTATTGTCGGCTGCAGGTACAGCGTTGGCCACTAACTGGTATTTTTTCCTGTTATGCCGTTTTGTGGGTGGGCTGGGGGTAGGAGCCTCTTCTGTAACAGCCCCGGTATACATCTCCGAAGTAGCCCCGGCGAAGTACCGGGGGCGTATGGTAGCCCTTTTTCAGTTTAATGTGGTATTCGGCATCCTTGTATCCTATTTATCGAACTACCTGATAGGCCTGAGTGGAGAAGGTGCCTGGCGGCTCATGTTGGGCATACAAGCGGTACCGTCTGTGCTGTTTCTGGTGTTGTTGCGTTGGGTGCCAGAAAGTCCGCGCTGGCTTTTGCTGCAGGGCAAAAGAGAAGCGGAGGCTGTGGCTACCTTGAAAGTGATGAATCCGCTGGGTTATGCAGATGATATAGCAGTGATCCGGCAGGCACAGTTGAATGCTGTTGCGGGACAGCAATCTGACAGCCGTACATCCGGAGAAAGGTTGTTTACCGCCAAGTACCGTACCCCTGTAATGCTGGCGGTATTGTTTGCGCTGTTTAACCAGGTATCCGGCATTAATGCCATTATATATTATGCTCCCCGTATTTTTGAAATGGCTGGCCTGGCGGCGGGTGCCTCCCTGTTGTCTACCGTAGGTATTGGTGTGGTGAATTTCCTTTCTACGTTGGTGGCCATACGTTTCATTGACCGGATTGGGCGCCGGCGGCTCATGCTTATTGGTACCCTGGGCTTGATTGTTACGCTGGGCCTGGTCGCTTATTCCTTTTATCAACATACCAGCGGTATGCTCGTGGTGGTGAGCTTGCTGGTGTACATTGCTTTCTTTGCTTTTTCGCAGGGTGCTGTGATCTGGGTATTTATAGCAGAAATATTTCCTAATCAGGTGAGGGCTAAGGGGCAAACACTGGGCAGCTTCACACATTGGATCATGGCCGCTGTTATCGCTTTTACCTTTCCTTACCTGGCCGCCGGTATCGGTGGGGGGCATATATTCAGTTTCTTTTGTTTGATGATGGTGATACAGCTGCTGTTCGTATTGCGATGGATGCCGGAAACAAAAGGAAAAACTTTGGAAGAAATAGAGGTGGGCATGATGATGCATTAAACTTAAAAATTGATTAATATAGATAAATATGAGAAAGCAACTTTTCCAACTGACGATAGCGGCGCTTATGCCCATGTTGCTGCAAGCACAGGAACAGCCGGTACCTACACCGCAGTGGAGGCCCGTGTATCATTTTACAGCAGAAAAAAACTGGCTCAATGATCCTAATGGGCTTATCTACCTGAACGGTGTATACCATATGTATTACCAGCATAATCCTTTTGAGAACAAATGGGGGCACATGAGCTGGGGCCATGCTACCAGCAGGGATCTGTTGCATTGGCAGCATCTTCCGGTTGCCATCCCGGAAATAGAAACAAAGGATACTACCACTATGATATTCTCCGGCTCGGCTGTTTGGGATGAGCATAACACCAGCGGGTTCGGGAAACATGGTAAAGGTGCTATCGTTGCTATTTATACCGGGCATCAACCCAAGCAAGGGAAGGAATCGCAGTTTATAGCCTATAGTAATGACGGAGGGCTCACCTATACTAATTACACGGGTAATCCGGTAGTAGATATCAATAAGGGCGACTTCCGCGATCCTAGTGTGATATGGCTGGAGGACCAGCGTAAATGGCTGATGACAGTAGCGGAGCCTGGGGCACATAAAATATTGTTCTACAGCTCTGCTAATCTGAAAGAATGGGAATTGCTCAGTGAATTCAGTAATCAGGGAGATACCCGCAAAATATGGGAATGCCCTTCACTTACACCTATGTATGTTGACGGAGACCCTGCCAAAAAGAAATGGGTGCTGATGATTTCATCCGGCAATCCGGATGCACAGCAGGGGCTGCAATATTTTACAGGTGATTTTGACGGCCGCCGTTTTATCAATGATAATCCTGCGGAAAGCAAGCTGTTTATAGATTATGGCAAAACATTCTATGCTGCGATTCCTTTTAACCATCTGCCTGGGAATAAGCAGACAATGATAGGATGGCTGGTACCTTTTGAAACACCTACACATCCCTGGCGGGGGCAAATGTCCATTCCCCGGGATATGTTGCTGAAGCATACTCCGCAAGGTGTACGCCTGTACCAGCAACCTGCTGCTGTGATTACCTCCTCACTGGTAAAGCTGCCGGCTGCGAAGCGGCTATCTAAAAAACAGTTCACCGTCACTGGTGGGTTGACACTGAATAATACGAAGCGCTTCCATTCTAATGCTTATTGGCTGGATGCTACTTTTGCTACCGGAGGTGCAGATGAATTTGGTTTCCGCATTGCACAGCAAAAAAATGGTGATAAGGTGGTGGCTGAAACGGTGATAGGATATAATGCGCAGCGCCAGGAATTATACATTACCCAAATAAAGGACGGTAACGTAACCGGGAATACGGAGAAAATGGCCGTATCGCCGGAAGATGGTAAGGTAAGATTACAGGTACTGTTTGATAAATCATCCCTTGAAGTGTTTGTAAATGGGGGAGAGAAAGTCCTGACCACGCTGCTGTTTCCTGCCGAAAATGCTACCGGCCTGACGCTGTTTGCCAAAGGAGCAGTACAGGTAGATACGCTGAAAGGATGGGATCTGGGTAAGTAAGGGGATATGGCAGCAATATATTAACTTACGTGTTAGTAATTATTTAAGTAACTACTGATGCGTATTTTAATATTTGTGGCCTCCATTTGTTTTTCTCTATCCGTAACCGCACAGGTTGATCTGGCCCAACCTTTTAAGGAATGTCATATCAAGGGTAGTACTACGATATATAATTATAAAACAAAAAAATGGACTTTTTCTGATCCCGAAGATGCAAAGACAGCTACTTTGCCAGCTTCCACTTTTAAAGTAGTGAATTTGCTCATTGCATTACAAACAGGGGTGATCAGGGATGAGCATGAGGTGATTAAATGGGTGGGCACTACTGATACCACCCTTTATGGTTACCGTCCGGAAATCTATAAAGACCTGACTGTAAAAGAGGCTTTCGAAGTTTCCGCAGGTTGGGTCTTTATAGAATTGGCGAAAAAGATTGGCAGAGCGCAATACCGGTATTATTTAAAGGCCTGCAATTATGGTAACCAAAAACTGGATGAAGCTGGAACTGACTTTTGGAACTTTGGGAAATTTGAAATTTCACCTAAAAACCAGGTTGATTTTTTAATTAAAGTATATAAAGGCAGCCTACCCTTTTCCAAACGTAATATAGAAATTCTGAAGAGGGTAATGATTACAGAAACTACTGATAACTATATTATACGGTCAAAAACCGGTTGGACAAGGGCTAATAATGAGGATGTGGGATGGTGGGTAGGATATGTGGAACGAAAAGATAACGTTT contains the following coding sequences:
- a CDS encoding substrate-binding domain-containing protein, with protein sequence MLSRSFIYFICCCLTIAILSPGCRQVDKPRYRIGFSQCTGNDDWRKNMLVEMKRELFYHPDMQLLYKDAADDSKRQISQIQELLAENIDILLVSPNEAIPLAPVITAVYRKGIPVIILDRKAATDSFTAYIGGDNYNIGKLAGEYIAGLLGTKGRVVEVTGLKGSSPTIERSQGLHDALSQHPGLQLTASLEGNWVAGKTQEVAARNKALLQQADVVFAQNDVMAYGMYRYCQANALPHIRFIGVDASPYPDAGIDLVARGILSASLLYPSGGKEAISMAADILSGKKVPRNTLLQTVLIDSSNVKLMRLQIDKIQVQHQEIEQQQSLLQEQRRQYQDQQHLLRIVVTTLCVAFLLGIILIFILRTNRRINRQLKQQRDEIQQQRDQLVEMTAKAQEATEAKFTFFTNLSHEFRTPLTLIQAPLDNLLTSRQLSSPQKQQLELMRRNVIRLMRLVNQLLEFRRIESGKLQLQVSENELSVFVTEIMEAFKAIAIKKHIDFRLINRQPGIKAWFDQRLFDRVLYNLLSNAFKFTSDHGKVHICLEQPEHSQDVLIHIEDDGAGMDETTLAHAFELFYQSRESEHKGTGIGLALTREIISLHHGSIRVESSKNAGTTFTITLPAKNNAFAPEEIQQEQESINIFHQQLNCYVEELEQTIPATSGASTVKEHTHSLLIIEDHPDLNNFLVGYLSEQYETFHATNGDEGLQLAFRHIPDLILCDIMLPGANGIQVLRTLKNDIRTSHIPVILLSANSSEEQRIEGMQHNADAYISKPFNLKYLEQNITSMLNNRARLKDHYIAEPETRVHTIQSDKTERRFINDFTAVVEEHLSNDQFCVEDICQQLSISKMQLYRKVKQLFDCNVNDYILEARVKKARYLLANSRQSVSEIAYACGFSSPAYFSTVFKTRNGQTPKAFREQINKKTGS
- a CDS encoding sugar porter family MFS transporter, whose protein sequence is MHHRIIFFWAFVVALGGFLFGFDTAVISGAEQFIQQYWHLTPMEHGLTVSIALIGTVFGALGGSIPSDRLGRKATLILVALVFLLSAAGTALATNWYFFLLCRFVGGLGVGASSVTAPVYISEVAPAKYRGRMVALFQFNVVFGILVSYLSNYLIGLSGEGAWRLMLGIQAVPSVLFLVLLRWVPESPRWLLLQGKREAEAVATLKVMNPLGYADDIAVIRQAQLNAVAGQQSDSRTSGERLFTAKYRTPVMLAVLFALFNQVSGINAIIYYAPRIFEMAGLAAGASLLSTVGIGVVNFLSTLVAIRFIDRIGRRRLMLIGTLGLIVTLGLVAYSFYQHTSGMLVVVSLLVYIAFFAFSQGAVIWVFIAEIFPNQVRAKGQTLGSFTHWIMAAVIAFTFPYLAAGIGGGHIFSFFCLMMVIQLLFVLRWMPETKGKTLEEIEVGMMMH
- a CDS encoding glycoside hydrolase family 32 protein, whose translation is MRKQLFQLTIAALMPMLLQAQEQPVPTPQWRPVYHFTAEKNWLNDPNGLIYLNGVYHMYYQHNPFENKWGHMSWGHATSRDLLHWQHLPVAIPEIETKDTTTMIFSGSAVWDEHNTSGFGKHGKGAIVAIYTGHQPKQGKESQFIAYSNDGGLTYTNYTGNPVVDINKGDFRDPSVIWLEDQRKWLMTVAEPGAHKILFYSSANLKEWELLSEFSNQGDTRKIWECPSLTPMYVDGDPAKKKWVLMISSGNPDAQQGLQYFTGDFDGRRFINDNPAESKLFIDYGKTFYAAIPFNHLPGNKQTMIGWLVPFETPTHPWRGQMSIPRDMLLKHTPQGVRLYQQPAAVITSSLVKLPAAKRLSKKQFTVTGGLTLNNTKRFHSNAYWLDATFATGGADEFGFRIAQQKNGDKVVAETVIGYNAQRQELYITQIKDGNVTGNTEKMAVSPEDGKVRLQVLFDKSSLEVFVNGGEKVLTTLLFPAENATGLTLFAKGAVQVDTLKGWDLGK
- a CDS encoding penicillin-binding transpeptidase domain-containing protein, giving the protein MRILIFVASICFSLSVTAQVDLAQPFKECHIKGSTTIYNYKTKKWTFSDPEDAKTATLPASTFKVVNLLIALQTGVIRDEHEVIKWVGTTDTTLYGYRPEIYKDLTVKEAFEVSAGWVFIELAKKIGRAQYRYYLKACNYGNQKLDEAGTDFWNFGKFEISPKNQVDFLIKVYKGSLPFSKRNIEILKRVMITETTDNYIIRSKTGWTRANNEDVGWWVGYVERKDNVYFFATRIIKPRSVVNTNFGQCRKEITKHILKTMGAIE